The genomic interval CCCAGAAACCCAGTGAGTGTGGTGTGTTTGAGTCCTCAGGCTTCCTGACAGGGCACAGGACCTGAGGCTAGCCCTCTCCTACTCCCTTTCCTCCGAACACAGACTAGGGGGCACCAGACTCTGATAAGAGGGCCCCCACATCCTCACATCTAGCCTGAGTATCTGCCCTGCAAGATAACAGATGTGGGGCTGGGAGTAGGGAGCCATCCTTCCTCTCTTGTGAGATTTGCATGCAGGGGAGATATGGAATCTGGGCAGGAGCACCCTGAGAAACCATCAGGCAGTGGCAATTGCAGGGGAGGCTCTGCTCTAGGAGCCTGGGGCATGAGATGGAAGAGGCAGCAAGAGTTGCTAGCAGCCTGGAGCTCAGGGTCCAAGCTGTCCTTTGGTACCTCTGACTGCAGGGCAGGTGGCTCCAGCTGCGGGGGGTCCTCGCTGGGGAGGGCACGAAGCTGACGGGACAACACTGAGGAGACAAAGCCTGTTCAGGGGCAGGCTGGGGCTCTCCCCTAGCCCCTCCCTAGTGGTATCCTCATGGAGCTCTCACCTCTGTGCTCAGCCGGCAGGCTCCCCCTTGTGTCCGAGGAGTACATAGCAGGTACGAGgaggagacagaaggagaagagtagAACCTGGAGCACAGGAGAAAAGAGATGAAGAAGGGCTCTGCATTGCACCCGTCTCCCTGCCACCTGAGAAAAGAATATCTCCTTCCATCACCATCCTCACCAAGacacaggtgctgctgctgctggctttgTTTGCTGTCTGAATCACCATGGCCTGGAGTCTCCTCAGCTGATCCAAAAGGGACCTATAAGGGGACAGTGAGCACCCCCAGCCTGGCACCTTGCCATACAACAAAACCCTCCTGTTAAGGCCATCCTCTCTATGTGTGCTCTGGATCCTCTCTTACTTTTTGCAAGTGATCTCTTCTGTGACCAAAATATCAGACCTcattaacacaaacacacacgtctCTGCCCTGACTTAAACTTCTTTTGCAAACCCCTTCAGTGGTTCTCCACTGCCTGATCAGCTCTGTACACAATCCTCACCAGGGATTATATTCTCTACCTTCTGGCCCAACTCACCTATGTTAGGGTTCCAGCCAGACTGGACTAAGCTGTGTCCTCTCTGCCTAGaatgctccccacccccatcccagaaTCATATCTACTATCAAATGCCATCTGCCACATGAGATCTtactccctctcttccttcttgatACTTATACTTGTGAATTTATTCCCTATTACTGTGAGCTTCATGGAATCAGAGACCCATTAAAGACCAAGCATCAGACCTTATACGTGAGAGATGCCCTGTGAGAAATCAAGTATGGAGCAGGAGAAAGACTGAGACAGTATTAAGTGGGAGGGATGAGAAAAGCCTGATGTGAAAGAGTTGCTTACAGATTCTGTTCCTCCAGGAGCTGTACTTTGTTCTGTAGCTCCAGATTCTGGGCTGTGTATTTCAGGACCCTGGAGGAATAACAGGTATGTGGGGACATGGCCTGTATCCTCCCTTCAAAAACCTCATACTTCCAATTACCTGCTTCTCCCACCCCCAAGTCCAGCTCCCTTTCATACCTGCTTTCTAAACCCCCCACATACACCTTCTTCTTCCTGCGGCTCTCTTGAGCAGACTTTTTGTTTCGAATCTTCCTCCGCACCCGTTTCAGAACTTGTTCCTCCATCTGGGAGAAGACAGGAAAAGGGATCCCATCAGAGGTACATTAAACCAAAGAGTTTGAAGGCAACCGAGTTCAATCTTCTCAAAGCATAAATTCCTTCTACAATTTCCCTGACCAATAGGCACTCTGCTTCTGTCTGAATGCTTCTGAGGACCAGGTGTTAATGTCCTCACAAGCCAAACCATTGtaacaattttattaaataataatttttttaaaaaaaccttcctTATCATGAGCCAACATCTGCCTCTGTTATTTCTACCTGTTGGACTTACCTAGCACCTAATCTCTGGGGCCATAATAGAACAAAGGTCTTCAGCTATTTTAAAGCACTTGACATTTcttcagagtttaaaaaaaaaaactgggcaaAAATTTTAACTCATCTCTTCTCAGGATGGACTGCATCTTCTTAATATTTGTCAAAGATAATAGGCTCAAAACTTAAGAAGCTTTTTGGCcaatataaaggaaaacaagatGGTTACTGCCCTTCTAGTGGCAACACTATTAGATAACTGGTATCTAATGATacaactgggcttccccagtgcctcagcagtaaagaaaagtgaaagtgaaagtgaagtcgctcagtcgtgtcccactctgtgcgaccccatagacagcagcctaccaggctcctccgtccatgggattttccaggcaagagtactggagtggggtgtcattgccttctcttcttcttcagcagtaaagaatccgcctacaatgcaggcaaCTCAGGaaacaggttccatccctgggtcgggatgatcccctggagaaggaaattgcaacgtactccagtattcttctctgagaaatcccatggacagaggagactggagggccacagtccatggaattgcaaagagttggacacaacttagcgaccaaacaacaacaacaactgaatcTGATGATACAGCTTCTAAACCCCATTCTCTTCCTTAGTAGCCGTATCACACTGTTGACTCAACTTGTACTTTTTTTTAGCCACACctcgcagcttgtgggatctcagttcccagatcaggggatTGCACCCTGGTGAGACCAGGATTGCACCCTCACCCtgagcagtgaaagcacagagtcctaaccactggattgccagggaattggctcaacttatatttttaagaaattaaaattcagttaaCCTTTCTGTTAACAGACATTGATTTCATCATAGTATCACAATACCGTGCGTGTGAAGCTGCCACTCATTGCTTGAAACtccaaattttacatttattcttgTTATACTACTTAATCCAGCCTTGATGAACTCTAATACTTAATTTACTATTCAGCTACAGGTAAATTATCATGAAACCAGTGAAACATAAGTATCAGAGCCCCGTGGTTGTACAGTACTTTCCAAATCCCTTTACTAATATTACCCTGATAATTTTGAATTCTTAGTTAAAAAGAACACCAAAACTTATACAAGCACTACAAACCAGGATCTGTCCTTGCAAGCAGTATACTAACCACATGCTCCAGCTTCCTACTCAAAAATGTGCTAATCTCTCACCTCAGTTCTTTTTCAAGTTACTGATACAAAATTAACAGAACTGGCCTACTTGGAACACACAACCCCCGTCCCCACAATGGGAGACTTACCTTAGTGAGCGGAAGCATCCCAGGCAAAGTAAGCCCCTCCTTCTCCAACAGCCTTTTCTCCTCCTCAGTCAGTATCAGCCTAGCAATCTCCTGCGGTTCCGGAGAGGTGGGCAGCAGAGTTGCAAAGGGATTTCAGAAAGTAACGCGGAATACTGCCCCGACCCGCGCAATACGGGAATAACCCTCCTGTAAATCAAGTCAAGTACCTGATCTGCCGGCTCCTCCACAAGCAGTGGAGTCATCTGAGCCCCCTCTTTTTCATAGCTCTCATTATCTGCAAAAGGGCAAATATGAATAGTCAGGCCCTGGAGTCCTCAACTTTCCCAAACTTCACTTATTTCAGGCTTACCGAGATCTATGGAGACATGCTCTTGTGACAGAGAATAGGTGTGGTCATGCTGGACAAGACAGGGGTCAGAGCTGCTGAAAACGTTCAACACTGCTGGGGGACTCGGCAGGCAGCTCAGGAAATCCTCCACGTCCCAGTCGCTCAGAGACTGCACAGGGTTCAAATTAACAGGCTTTGACCATCACCACCCCCTGCCTCAGGGACACCCCGCCCACCAACCCGCCTCACGCCTCCCCGACTCAAAGCCCCCCAACTCACCTCAGAAAGTGGCAGCTCCCAATCCGGCGGAGACGTCAAGGCCTCGTCGGGCGCCGCACCCAAACCACCGCTTTCTTCTAGCAGAAAGCCTAGCAGGTCGTGGTCACCCGGGTCCAACGCCAGCTCCATATGAGACATTTACAGAAAAGATGCGCAGAAACACAGGAGTTCACTTCGCCACCCGGACCCTATCCCCAGCCAGGCGTAACCTCGACCGACTGTCAGTCGGCCCCACCTATCGGCTCTCCAGCGGCGTTCTCCTCCTAGCTGCAGGCGATGGCTCTGAAACCGGGACACGCCTCCCAGACTCCACTCCCCGCTAGACTTCCAACAGAACACAAGTGACGAACATACCCGCGAGGCATGCCGGGAGTTggagtccccccaccccaccccgacgCGGAGGCGGCCGCAGTACGCGCCACGTCCAGGGCGCGATGCAAATAGAGGGGACATGCCTTCCGCCCCCGCAGTCCCTGAGGGCGGGCATTCTGAGGAAGCG from Bos mutus isolate GX-2022 chromosome 8, NWIPB_WYAK_1.1, whole genome shotgun sequence carries:
- the CREB3 gene encoding cyclic AMP-responsive element-binding protein 3 — translated: MSHMELALDPGDHDLLGFLLEESGGLGAAPDEALTSPPDWELPLSESLSDWDVEDFLSCLPSPPAVLNVFSSSDPCLVQHDHTYSLSQEHVSIDLDNESYEKEGAQMTPLLVEEPADQEIARLILTEEEKRLLEKEGLTLPGMLPLTKMEEQVLKRVRRKIRNKKSAQESRRKKKVYVGGLESRVLKYTAQNLELQNKVQLLEEQNLSLLDQLRRLQAMVIQTANKASSSSTCVLVLLFSFCLLLVPAMYSSDTRGSLPAEHRVLSRQLRALPSEDPPQLEPPALQSEVPKDSLDPELQAASNSCCLFHLMPQAPRAEPPLQLPLPDGFSGCSCPDSISPLHANLTREEGWLPTPSPTSVILQGRYSG